The DNA region TTTTCGATAATCATCAGGAGAACATCATGCAGATTTCTTTTTCCCAACAGGCAGGCGTGACCGTTATGCACATCGCGGGCGATGTGGACGCGTCGAATTACACCGACGTGATCGACAAGGCACAGGCTGCCTACGATGAAGGCACGCGCAACCTGCTCGTGGACTTGAGCAAGGTTCCATACGTCAGCAGTGCCGGTTTGATGGCATTGCACACGCTGGCGTTGATCTTCATGGGGCAGTCCATTAATAATAAGGATGGGGGCAGACCTGCCTTCCGCGCGATCAACCCGCAGCAGGACATCTCTGCGCGCGAACGGATGAAATTGTTGAATCCACAGCCTGCGGTCGAACAGGTGCTGAGTGTGGTCGGTTTGTCGGCATTTTTCGAGGTGTATTCCGACCTTGAGACGGCGTTAAAGTCGTTCCAGTAGGCGTCCTTTATATTTTACGAATGCGTAAGAATAACGCGCGCGTGCCCGTCTGAAGGGAAAATCCATCCATACGAGGGCAGAATGTCTCGAAGAAAAAATACAAGAAGAAGCAGTCTCAACTCCCGCAGCGGACTTTCCGCCACGTTGCGGAAGCCCGCTGTGCAGTTGG from Anaerolineales bacterium includes:
- a CDS encoding STAS domain-containing protein; the protein is MQISFSQQAGVTVMHIAGDVDASNYTDVIDKAQAAYDEGTRNLLVDLSKVPYVSSAGLMALHTLALIFMGQSINNKDGGRPAFRAINPQQDISARERMKLLNPQPAVEQVLSVVGLSAFFEVYSDLETALKSFQ